A genomic region of Clavibacter michiganensis subsp. insidiosus contains the following coding sequences:
- a CDS encoding cutinase family protein: MTFTTSIARRSSRRTTGLFSIVCVVGVLALSGSSPALASESDQRCGEATLIAVRGSYDGQAGSGTGATQYVYAHGTGGQGDMMAELIRAFAVEQNIPVYVEALRYPAVIYPDLTNDGYVESERDGVIALRGEINSLASDCPYMTIQLAGYSQGAHLIGDVLSDRTQLSEVARQHLGGVVLFGDPAYRAGEPWDDSANGGGNGRFARGKGELNAWDRTSTTSATPVTMIHSWCVADDLFCQSGTSASAHQSYGNASTQLDAFEFLRSFLTTAD; the protein is encoded by the coding sequence ATGACTTTCACAACGAGCATCGCGAGACGGTCCTCGCGGAGAACTACAGGTCTTTTCTCGATTGTTTGTGTCGTAGGGGTTCTGGCATTGTCGGGATCATCTCCCGCGCTCGCCAGTGAGTCGGATCAGCGATGCGGTGAGGCGACTCTGATTGCAGTCCGTGGTTCGTACGACGGTCAAGCCGGTAGCGGGACCGGGGCGACTCAGTATGTATATGCTCACGGCACGGGAGGGCAAGGCGACATGATGGCGGAGTTGATAAGGGCTTTCGCTGTCGAACAAAACATCCCTGTGTACGTCGAGGCGCTCAGGTATCCGGCGGTCATCTATCCGGATCTGACAAATGATGGATATGTGGAGAGTGAAAGAGATGGCGTCATAGCCCTCCGCGGTGAGATTAACTCATTGGCTTCGGACTGTCCTTACATGACCATTCAGTTGGCTGGATACTCGCAAGGTGCTCATCTTATCGGGGACGTATTGTCTGATCGCACTCAGCTCTCCGAAGTGGCGAGGCAGCATCTAGGCGGCGTCGTTCTCTTCGGGGATCCGGCTTATAGGGCTGGGGAACCGTGGGATGACTCGGCGAACGGTGGTGGCAACGGGCGCTTCGCAAGAGGAAAAGGCGAGCTGAATGCCTGGGACAGGACTTCCACGACTAGCGCCACGCCAGTGACGATGATCCATTCCTGGTGCGTCGCCGATGACTTGTTCTGTCAGTCAGGGACCTCGGCAAGCGCTCATCAGTCGTACGGGAACGCCTCGACGCAATTGGATGCTTTTGAGTTCCTTCGCAGCTTCTTGACCACTGCAGATTAG
- a CDS encoding glycoside hydrolase family 26 protein, with product MPTRRRLKCAVVTAVAPAVVTATVLVAPATAARAASTQAVPSAPAAIVLSVASGPVGTPVTVTGTDFPAKKAAVVAVGSTTKRITTTATGRFTSKITIPRTSLSTIRIAATAGTRSAAAVFTVTPTRSNSSARSAASAPAPTTTPAPTPATASAPTSTSTAPATTAPGSTAGSTASTAPAISSARLRLGLSTPGGPTANGELDAASATLGESPSIVMSHVDFTHPAPIAGIQSVAARGADSLITWEPWQGGAGVDQAAYTNARIIAGDQDSYIRSWGADLAKYGKTVYLRYGHEMNGNWYPWSDGVNGNASGSYVQAWKHVHDLVVAQGATNVKWVWSPNVPYPGSTDLASLYPGADQVDVVALDGYNWGAVAGQRWTAPADLFGPGIAQLRAVAPGKPLVIGEVASSETGGSKAAWDKDLVAYLQAQPDVLGFVWFDFQKEADWRIDSSAASATALRDALALRRG from the coding sequence ATGCCCACTCGCCGCCGCCTGAAGTGCGCCGTCGTCACCGCCGTCGCACCCGCGGTCGTGACGGCCACGGTGCTCGTCGCTCCCGCGACCGCCGCCCGCGCCGCCTCGACGCAGGCCGTGCCCTCGGCGCCCGCCGCGATCGTGCTCTCCGTCGCCTCCGGCCCGGTCGGCACGCCTGTCACCGTCACCGGCACCGACTTCCCCGCCAAGAAGGCCGCGGTCGTCGCCGTCGGGTCGACCACGAAGCGCATCACGACCACCGCCACCGGCCGCTTCACGTCGAAGATCACGATCCCCCGCACCTCGCTCTCCACCATCCGGATCGCCGCGACGGCCGGCACCCGCTCGGCCGCGGCCGTCTTCACCGTCACGCCGACGAGGTCGAACTCGTCCGCGCGCTCCGCCGCATCGGCACCAGCACCCACCACGACTCCCGCGCCGACGCCCGCGACGGCGTCGGCTCCCACGAGCACGAGCACCGCGCCCGCGACCACCGCGCCGGGGAGCACGGCCGGATCCACCGCATCCACCGCCCCCGCCATCAGCTCCGCCCGCCTGCGCCTCGGCCTCTCGACCCCCGGCGGCCCCACGGCCAACGGCGAGCTCGACGCCGCGTCGGCGACCCTCGGCGAGAGCCCGTCCATCGTGATGAGCCACGTCGACTTCACGCACCCGGCGCCCATCGCCGGGATCCAGAGCGTCGCCGCGCGCGGTGCCGACAGCCTCATCACGTGGGAGCCGTGGCAGGGCGGCGCCGGCGTCGACCAGGCCGCGTACACGAACGCGCGCATCATCGCGGGCGACCAGGACTCCTACATCCGCTCGTGGGGCGCCGACCTCGCGAAGTACGGCAAGACCGTCTACCTCCGCTACGGACACGAGATGAACGGCAACTGGTACCCGTGGTCGGACGGCGTCAACGGCAACGCATCCGGCTCCTACGTCCAGGCGTGGAAGCACGTGCACGACCTCGTGGTCGCGCAGGGCGCCACGAACGTGAAGTGGGTGTGGAGCCCGAACGTGCCGTACCCGGGATCCACCGACCTCGCCTCCCTCTACCCCGGCGCCGACCAGGTCGACGTCGTCGCCCTCGACGGCTACAACTGGGGCGCCGTCGCCGGCCAGCGCTGGACCGCGCCTGCCGACCTCTTCGGCCCCGGCATCGCGCAGCTCCGTGCCGTCGCGCCGGGCAAGCCGCTCGTCATCGGCGAGGTCGCCTCGAGCGAGACGGGCGGATCCAAGGCCGCGTGGGACAAGGACCTCGTCGCGTACCTGCAGGCCCAGCCCGACGTGCTCGGCTTCGTGTGGTTCGACTTCCAGAAGGAGGCCGACTGGCGGATCGACAGCTCGGCCGCCTCCGCCACCGCCCTCCGCGACGCGCTCGCCCTCCGGCGGGGCTGA
- a CDS encoding endonuclease/exonuclease/phosphatase family protein, with protein MTLRADGTLQDGRALVGPIDAPELHVMTYNIRRLFRRYRPGSPDRWADREPLIAELLQREQPALLGTQEAMPTQGRALSHALGRHYRRIGHGRNADGHGEGCPTFYDTRRLELTSWRQVALSDTPAVAGSRSWGNMVPRIAVVADFTDRATDLPLRHVNTHFDHLSRRSREESARMVLGIVAEVQVPTIVAGDTNAGVDTEPHRLLLEHGALVDAWPAARERLTPEWGTWSNYTAPKRTTRRIDWMLVTPDVEVERVGINTTRIGGRAPSDHEALQAVVRC; from the coding sequence ATGACCCTCCGCGCCGACGGCACCCTCCAGGACGGACGGGCGCTCGTCGGCCCGATCGACGCCCCCGAGCTGCACGTGATGACGTACAACATCCGGCGCCTGTTCCGACGCTACCGGCCGGGCAGCCCCGACCGCTGGGCCGACCGCGAGCCGCTCATCGCCGAGCTGCTCCAGCGCGAGCAGCCCGCTCTCCTCGGCACGCAGGAGGCGATGCCCACGCAGGGCCGCGCGCTGTCGCACGCGCTCGGGCGGCACTACCGGCGGATCGGGCACGGCCGCAACGCCGACGGCCACGGCGAGGGCTGCCCCACCTTCTACGACACGCGCCGCCTCGAGCTCACGAGCTGGCGGCAGGTCGCGCTGTCGGACACGCCCGCGGTCGCCGGATCCCGCAGCTGGGGCAACATGGTGCCGCGGATCGCCGTGGTCGCCGACTTCACGGATCGCGCCACCGACCTGCCCCTGCGGCACGTGAATACGCACTTCGACCACCTCTCGCGGCGGTCGCGCGAGGAGTCGGCGCGCATGGTCCTCGGGATCGTCGCGGAGGTGCAGGTGCCCACGATCGTCGCAGGCGACACCAACGCGGGGGTCGACACGGAGCCGCACCGGCTGCTCCTCGAGCACGGCGCGCTCGTGGACGCGTGGCCCGCCGCGCGCGAGCGCCTCACGCCCGAGTGGGGCACGTGGTCGAACTACACGGCGCCGAAGCGCACCACGCGACGCATCGACTGGATGCTCGTGACCCCCGACGTCGAGGTGGAGCGCGTGGGCATCAACACCACGCGCATCGGCGGCCGAGCGCCGAGCGACCACGAGGCGCTGCAGGCGGTGGTGCGGTGCTGA
- a CDS encoding glycoside hydrolase family 26 protein, with protein sequence MKHDPRTIRTATTLFLGLALTAGILTAASPATAASAATGPAPTVASAAPTVSDARLRFGVATPGGPTAGGELDAVAQQVGEDPSIVLSYADFTQAPPIQALDQVRARGAESLLTWEPWKAGAGVDQSGFSNASILAGDHDDYLRQWGSELAAWGGPVSLRYAHEMNGDWYPWADGVNGNAPGSYAAAWRHVHDVVVAQGATNVRWVWTPNVPYTGSTLLAGLYPGAGYVDVVGLDGYNWGSVAGQHWTAPSDLFGFGLERLRAVAAGKPIIIAETASSEVGGSKAAWDTDLVAFLQAQPDVVAFVWFDMDKEADWRIGSSASSATAIRDALAARRV encoded by the coding sequence ATGAAGCACGACCCCCGCACCATCCGCACCGCGACCACCCTCTTCCTGGGTCTCGCCCTCACCGCCGGGATCCTCACCGCAGCATCCCCGGCCACCGCCGCCAGCGCCGCCACCGGCCCGGCCCCCACCGTCGCGAGCGCCGCTCCGACCGTCTCCGACGCCCGGCTCCGATTCGGCGTCGCGACCCCCGGCGGTCCCACCGCCGGCGGCGAGCTCGACGCCGTCGCCCAGCAGGTCGGCGAGGACCCGAGCATCGTGCTCTCCTACGCCGACTTCACGCAGGCGCCGCCCATCCAGGCCCTCGACCAGGTCCGCGCCCGCGGCGCCGAGAGCCTCCTCACCTGGGAGCCGTGGAAGGCCGGGGCCGGCGTCGACCAGTCCGGCTTCTCGAACGCGAGCATCCTCGCGGGCGACCACGACGACTACCTGCGCCAATGGGGATCCGAGCTGGCCGCCTGGGGCGGTCCCGTCTCCCTCCGCTACGCGCACGAGATGAACGGCGACTGGTACCCGTGGGCCGACGGGGTCAACGGCAACGCGCCGGGCTCCTACGCCGCCGCCTGGCGTCACGTGCACGACGTCGTCGTCGCCCAGGGCGCGACCAACGTCCGGTGGGTGTGGACGCCGAACGTGCCGTACACCGGATCCACGCTGCTCGCCGGCCTCTACCCGGGCGCCGGCTACGTCGACGTCGTCGGGCTCGACGGCTACAACTGGGGCTCCGTCGCCGGCCAGCACTGGACCGCGCCGAGCGACCTGTTCGGCTTCGGGCTCGAGCGGCTGCGCGCCGTCGCGGCCGGCAAGCCGATCATCATCGCGGAGACCGCGTCGTCCGAGGTGGGCGGATCCAAGGCCGCCTGGGACACCGACCTGGTCGCGTTCCTGCAGGCCCAGCCCGACGTCGTCGCCTTCGTCTGGTTCGACATGGACAAGGAGGCGGACTGGCGCATCGGCAGCTCCGCGTCCTCGGCCACGGCCATCCGCGACGCGCTCGCCGCCCGCCGGGTCTGA
- a CDS encoding glycosyltransferase, with protein sequence MRILMWHVHGGWTDSFVLGSHEILFPTTPARDAWGLGRGGRAWPASAREVDPSSLHDADVDLVLLQRVAEIAEAERLLGRRLGSDVPAVFLEHNTPRGAPTETVHALAGRDDIPVIHVTRFNALMWDTVVAPTTVVEHGVPDPGALYSGGSASFGAVINEPVRRGRITGTDLLPAFAAVAPVEVFGMGTDLLPGAFPDLGARIVPRGDLPTARMHPELAQLRAYIHPHRWTSLGLSLLEAMHMGMPVLVLDATEASRAVPPDAGAISSDPADLVRVARLLLDDPDEAARRGRVAREAALARYSLGRFLADMDAVLHDAVDAAATRRSRRAPAGSGSPTSPHHPLDERTTR encoded by the coding sequence ATGAGGATCCTGATGTGGCACGTCCACGGCGGCTGGACCGACTCGTTCGTGCTCGGATCCCACGAGATCCTGTTCCCCACCACGCCCGCGCGCGACGCGTGGGGCCTCGGCCGCGGCGGCCGCGCGTGGCCCGCGAGCGCGCGCGAGGTGGATCCGTCGTCCCTGCACGACGCGGACGTCGACCTCGTGCTCCTCCAGCGCGTCGCCGAGATCGCGGAGGCGGAGCGCCTGCTCGGCCGCCGCCTCGGATCCGACGTGCCCGCCGTATTCCTCGAGCACAACACCCCGCGCGGCGCCCCGACCGAGACCGTGCACGCGCTGGCCGGGCGCGACGACATCCCGGTGATCCACGTCACGCGCTTCAACGCGCTCATGTGGGACACCGTCGTCGCGCCGACGACGGTCGTCGAGCACGGCGTGCCCGATCCGGGCGCGCTCTACTCGGGCGGGTCGGCGTCGTTCGGCGCGGTGATCAACGAGCCCGTGCGCCGCGGCCGCATCACCGGCACCGACCTGCTGCCCGCGTTCGCGGCGGTCGCGCCCGTCGAGGTGTTCGGCATGGGCACGGATCTGCTCCCGGGCGCGTTCCCGGACCTCGGCGCGCGCATCGTGCCGCGCGGCGACCTGCCGACGGCCCGCATGCACCCCGAGCTCGCGCAGCTCCGCGCCTACATCCACCCGCACCGCTGGACCTCGCTCGGCCTGTCGCTCCTCGAGGCGATGCACATGGGGATGCCCGTGCTCGTGCTCGACGCGACCGAGGCGTCCCGCGCGGTGCCGCCGGACGCGGGGGCGATCTCGTCGGATCCCGCCGACCTCGTGCGCGTCGCCCGCCTGCTGCTCGACGATCCCGACGAGGCCGCCCGCCGCGGCCGCGTCGCCCGCGAGGCCGCGCTCGCCCGCTACTCGCTCGGCCGGTTCCTCGCCGACATGGACGCCGTGCTGCACGACGCCGTGGACGCCGCCGCCACGCGCCGGTCCCGACGCGCCCCCGCCGGATCCGGTTCCCCGACTTCCCCGCACCACCCGCTCGACGAGAGGACGACACGATGA
- a CDS encoding PfkB family carbohydrate kinase has product MRIVVVGDVLLDVDMTGAAHRLSPDAPVPVIEVEESLPRAGGAGLVATMLARDGHDVRLVTVLSDDRHSATLRACLDRIEVVAGPSGAPTPVKTRVRADGHAIARIDEGCAPPPTPAATDEMLDAIATADAIVVADYGRGVTRDPRLRAALDARAAVVPLVWDPHPAGEPPVPNTALATPNLAEARAFSGLAGRDVAAAADAARLLQAKWGVATVAVTMSERGALLVSAPASGSAGGSMPVVVPAPLVATGDPCGAGDRLAATALAALAAGSPVEDAVRDAVASAAEYVDAGGVATLVGPPAARPIGGHAASALQVVRATRAAGGTVVATGGCFDLVHAGHARTLAAARALGDCLVVLLNSDDSVRRLKGLERPIMTEEDRVDLLMSLGVVDAVVLFSEDTPEEALRSIKPDLWVKGGDYRAEDLPESAVIAEWGGQAVTVPYHPGRSTTKLAGALARVG; this is encoded by the coding sequence ATGAGGATCGTCGTGGTCGGCGACGTGCTGCTCGACGTCGACATGACCGGCGCCGCGCACCGCCTCAGCCCCGACGCGCCCGTGCCGGTGATCGAGGTCGAGGAGTCCCTGCCCCGCGCGGGCGGCGCCGGCCTCGTCGCCACGATGCTCGCGCGCGACGGCCACGACGTGCGCCTCGTCACCGTGCTCTCCGACGACCGCCACTCCGCGACCCTCCGCGCCTGCCTCGACCGGATCGAGGTGGTCGCCGGCCCGTCCGGTGCGCCGACCCCCGTGAAGACCCGCGTCCGCGCCGACGGCCACGCCATCGCCCGCATCGACGAGGGCTGCGCGCCGCCGCCCACCCCCGCCGCGACCGACGAGATGCTCGACGCGATCGCCACGGCCGACGCCATCGTCGTCGCCGACTACGGCCGCGGCGTCACCCGCGACCCCCGCCTCCGCGCCGCCCTCGACGCGCGCGCCGCCGTGGTGCCGCTGGTCTGGGATCCGCACCCCGCGGGCGAGCCGCCCGTCCCGAACACCGCGCTCGCCACCCCGAACCTCGCCGAGGCGCGCGCGTTCTCAGGGCTAGCCGGGCGCGACGTGGCCGCGGCCGCTGACGCCGCCCGTCTGCTCCAGGCGAAGTGGGGCGTCGCGACGGTCGCCGTCACCATGAGCGAGCGCGGCGCCCTGCTCGTGTCGGCGCCCGCGTCGGGCTCGGCCGGCGGATCCATGCCCGTCGTCGTCCCCGCCCCGCTCGTCGCGACCGGCGACCCGTGCGGCGCGGGCGACCGGCTCGCTGCCACGGCTCTCGCGGCGCTGGCCGCGGGATCTCCCGTAGAGGACGCCGTGCGCGACGCCGTGGCCTCCGCCGCCGAGTACGTGGACGCCGGCGGCGTCGCCACCCTCGTCGGCCCGCCCGCCGCGCGCCCGATCGGCGGCCACGCGGCGAGCGCCCTCCAGGTGGTCCGCGCGACCCGCGCCGCCGGCGGCACCGTCGTCGCCACGGGTGGCTGCTTCGACCTCGTCCACGCCGGCCACGCCCGCACGCTCGCCGCGGCCCGCGCGCTCGGCGACTGCCTCGTCGTGCTCCTCAACTCGGACGACTCGGTGCGCCGCCTCAAGGGACTCGAGCGCCCGATCATGACCGAGGAGGACCGCGTCGACCTGCTGATGTCGCTCGGCGTCGTGGACGCGGTGGTGCTCTTCTCCGAGGACACCCCCGAGGAGGCGCTCCGCTCCATCAAGCCCGACCTCTGGGTCAAGGGCGGCGACTACCGCGCCGAGGACCTCCCCGAGTCGGCGGTCATCGCCGAGTGGGGCGGCCAGGCCGTGACCGTGCCGTACCACCCCGGCCGATCCACCACGAAGCTCGCCGGCGCGCTCGCGCGCGTCGGCTGA
- a CDS encoding glycosyltransferase — protein sequence MRIAMISEHASPLATLGGVDAGGQNVHVAALSAALADEGHTVTVYTRRDDASLPARVAFAPGVEVVHLDAGPARAVPKDELLPHMGELADGLLADWRTARPDVVHSHFWMSGVAALDAAARLASSPVGAAAAPPVLHTFHALGSVKRRHLGAEDTSPAARAELEPGVGRRADAVIATCSDEAAELVRAGVDAARITVIPCGVDIEHFTPRSDEPDNADADRPMHVMVVGRLVPRKGVDLAIEAVGILARRGHRDVELVVVGGSGDAASGADDPEARRLMDAARAAGVADRVRLHGRVSQADMPAVMRTADVVVCAPWYEPFGIVPLEAMASGVPVVASAVGGLTDSVVDGVTGILVPPRDPAAIADALGELLADPARRRRLGRAGRDRMEHGYAWSTVAARTAEAYRAAIQAAAPDDLPADPTVVDAHLDALAPVLADLRTHAPRLTAWGREMADRLSHGARLIAAGNGGSAAEAQHLTSELVGRFDGDRRPFSAIALHSESSAVTAIGNDYGFDEVFARQVHAHARSGDIVVLLSTSGRSENLLRAAAAARAAGATTWAMTGPGPNPLVEACDEHIALDGPSANVQEAQLVAVHAICRSFESRLQANDRASARASATASAATLSASAAASASVSSVPVTVAPASTTTAPAEVPA from the coding sequence ATGAGGATCGCGATGATCTCGGAGCACGCCAGCCCGCTGGCGACGCTCGGCGGCGTGGACGCCGGCGGCCAGAACGTGCACGTGGCCGCGCTGTCGGCCGCGCTCGCGGACGAGGGCCACACCGTCACCGTCTACACGCGCCGCGACGACGCGTCGCTGCCCGCCCGCGTCGCCTTCGCGCCCGGCGTGGAGGTCGTGCACCTCGACGCCGGACCCGCCCGCGCCGTCCCCAAGGACGAGCTGCTGCCGCACATGGGCGAGCTGGCCGACGGCCTCCTCGCCGACTGGCGCACCGCCCGGCCCGACGTGGTGCACAGCCACTTCTGGATGTCCGGGGTCGCCGCGCTCGACGCCGCCGCGCGCCTCGCCTCGTCCCCGGTCGGCGCGGCCGCGGCCCCTCCCGTGCTGCACACCTTCCACGCGCTCGGATCCGTGAAGCGCCGCCACCTCGGCGCCGAGGACACGAGCCCCGCCGCGCGCGCGGAGCTCGAGCCCGGGGTCGGCCGCCGCGCCGACGCCGTCATCGCGACCTGCTCCGACGAGGCCGCCGAGCTCGTGCGCGCGGGCGTCGACGCGGCCCGCATCACGGTGATCCCCTGCGGCGTCGACATCGAGCACTTCACGCCGCGCTCGGACGAGCCCGACAACGCCGATGCCGACCGCCCGATGCACGTCATGGTCGTCGGCCGCCTGGTGCCGCGCAAGGGCGTCGACCTCGCGATCGAGGCCGTCGGGATCCTCGCGCGCCGCGGCCACCGGGACGTCGAGCTGGTCGTCGTCGGCGGATCCGGCGACGCCGCGAGCGGGGCCGACGACCCCGAGGCCCGCCGCCTCATGGACGCCGCCCGCGCCGCCGGCGTCGCCGACCGCGTGCGCCTGCACGGCCGCGTCTCCCAGGCCGACATGCCCGCCGTGATGCGCACCGCCGACGTCGTGGTCTGCGCGCCCTGGTACGAGCCGTTCGGCATCGTGCCGCTCGAGGCGATGGCCTCCGGCGTGCCCGTCGTCGCGTCCGCGGTCGGCGGCCTCACCGACAGCGTGGTCGACGGCGTGACCGGGATCCTCGTGCCGCCGCGCGACCCCGCCGCCATCGCCGACGCCCTCGGGGAGCTGCTCGCGGATCCCGCCCGCCGGCGCCGCCTCGGCCGCGCCGGCCGCGACCGCATGGAGCACGGCTACGCGTGGTCGACGGTCGCCGCGCGCACCGCCGAGGCGTACCGGGCCGCGATCCAGGCCGCCGCCCCCGACGACCTCCCCGCCGACCCGACCGTGGTCGACGCGCACCTCGACGCGCTCGCCCCCGTGCTCGCCGACCTCCGCACGCACGCGCCGCGCCTCACCGCGTGGGGCCGCGAGATGGCCGACCGCCTCAGCCACGGCGCGCGCCTCATCGCCGCGGGCAACGGCGGATCCGCGGCCGAGGCCCAGCACCTCACGAGCGAGCTGGTGGGCCGCTTCGACGGCGACCGCCGCCCGTTCTCCGCCATCGCGCTGCACTCCGAGTCGTCCGCGGTCACGGCCATCGGCAACGACTACGGCTTCGACGAGGTCTTCGCCCGGCAGGTGCACGCGCACGCGAGATCCGGCGACATCGTCGTGCTGCTCTCCACGAGCGGCCGCAGCGAGAACCTGCTCCGGGCCGCGGCCGCCGCGCGCGCCGCCGGCGCCACCACCTGGGCGATGACGGGCCCCGGCCCCAATCCGCTGGTGGAGGCGTGCGACGAGCACATCGCGCTCGACGGCCCGTCGGCCAACGTGCAGGAGGCACAGCTCGTCGCCGTCCACGCGATCTGCCGCTCCTTCGAGAGCCGCCTGCAGGCGAACGACCGGGCCTCGGCGCGGGCGTCGGCGACGGCGTCCGCCGCGACCCTGTCCGCGTCGGCCGCCGCGTCCGCGTCGGTCTCGTCCGTCCCCGTGACGGTCGCGCCCGCGTCCACCACGACCGCGCCCGCGGAGGTGCCGGCATGA
- a CDS encoding glycosyltransferase family 9 protein: MHDPEPRRVLVVRLDSVGDVLISGPAVRAVAADPRVEVHLLCGPRGAPAGRLLPGVHAVHVWDAPWISSPAPAADAASVDALHAILAEVEPDEAVILTSFHQSPLPLALLLRLAGVGRITGASVDYAGSLLDVRLKPGEDLDEDQPEPERALAIAAAAGHALPADDDGRLAVLPAELPSDVDALLPDGPFALVHPGAAVGARSYPADQHRDAVALLVERGIPVVVTGGPDERELTAHVAGSAGLDLGGRTDLAGLGALMRRAAVLVSGNTGPAHLAAAVGLPVVSLFSPVVPPIRWAPYRVPVILLGDQDAACRLSRARDCPIPGHPCLSGVSPAEVADAVERLLATSGPGSDHAAERAAARSDQEAPA, translated from the coding sequence ATCCACGACCCTGAGCCCCGCCGCGTGCTCGTCGTGCGGCTCGACTCGGTGGGCGACGTGCTCATCTCCGGGCCCGCGGTGCGCGCGGTCGCCGCCGACCCCCGCGTCGAGGTCCACCTGCTCTGCGGCCCGCGCGGCGCGCCAGCCGGCCGGCTGCTGCCCGGCGTCCACGCCGTGCACGTGTGGGACGCGCCGTGGATCTCCTCCCCGGCACCCGCCGCCGACGCCGCCTCGGTCGACGCCCTGCACGCGATCCTCGCGGAGGTCGAGCCCGACGAGGCCGTCATCCTCACGTCCTTCCACCAGTCGCCGCTGCCGCTCGCGCTGCTGCTGCGGCTCGCGGGGGTCGGGCGGATCACGGGCGCGAGCGTCGACTACGCCGGATCCCTGCTCGACGTGCGCCTCAAGCCCGGCGAGGACCTCGACGAGGACCAGCCCGAGCCCGAGCGCGCCCTCGCGATCGCCGCCGCGGCAGGGCACGCGCTGCCCGCCGACGACGACGGGCGCCTCGCCGTCCTGCCGGCCGAGCTGCCGTCCGACGTGGACGCGCTCCTCCCGGACGGCCCGTTCGCGCTCGTGCACCCGGGCGCCGCGGTCGGCGCGCGCTCCTACCCGGCGGACCAGCACCGGGACGCCGTCGCGCTCCTCGTCGAGCGCGGGATCCCCGTGGTCGTCACCGGCGGACCCGACGAGCGGGAGCTCACGGCGCACGTCGCCGGATCCGCCGGCCTCGACCTCGGCGGCCGCACCGACCTCGCCGGCCTGGGCGCGCTCATGCGCCGCGCGGCCGTGCTCGTGAGCGGCAACACCGGGCCCGCGCACCTCGCCGCCGCGGTGGGACTGCCGGTCGTCAGCCTGTTCTCGCCCGTCGTGCCGCCGATCCGCTGGGCGCCGTACCGCGTGCCCGTGATCCTGCTCGGCGACCAGGACGCGGCCTGCAGGCTCAGCCGCGCGCGCGACTGCCCGATCCCGGGGCACCCGTGCCTCAGCGGGGTGTCGCCCGCCGAGGTCGCCGACGCCGTCGAGCGGCTGCTCGCGACCAGCGGACCCGGATCCGACCACGCCGCCGAACGCGCCGCGGCCCGCAGCGACCAGGAGGCGCCCGCATGA
- a CDS encoding SDR family oxidoreductase, with protein MTDSPRPSTGRVLITGGASGLGAAVAQAVLAVGGEPIVLDLDTSSVTGMEAHRIDVSDTRATEALVTEIAQAHGGLDAVVTAAGIDRCGRLVDVAPTEWEKVIGVNLMGTVAVVRAALPFLTESHGRVVTVASSLAIKAVSDATAYCASKFGVLGFTRALAAETKGEVGVTTLIPSGMKTHFFDDRDPKYKPGSDANLNDPAAVADSVMFILGQPRGCEIRELVITHELEDSWP; from the coding sequence ATGACCGACTCCCCCCGCCCCAGCACCGGCCGCGTCCTCATCACCGGAGGCGCGTCCGGGCTCGGCGCCGCGGTCGCGCAGGCGGTCCTCGCGGTCGGCGGCGAGCCCATCGTGCTCGACCTCGACACGTCGAGCGTCACCGGCATGGAGGCGCACCGCATCGACGTCTCCGACACCCGCGCCACCGAGGCGCTCGTCACCGAGATCGCCCAGGCGCACGGCGGCCTCGACGCCGTCGTCACCGCGGCGGGCATCGACCGCTGCGGCCGCCTCGTCGACGTCGCCCCCACCGAGTGGGAGAAGGTCATCGGCGTGAACCTGATGGGCACGGTCGCCGTCGTCCGCGCGGCGCTGCCGTTCCTCACCGAGTCGCACGGCCGCGTCGTCACCGTCGCGTCGTCGCTCGCCATCAAGGCCGTCTCCGACGCGACCGCCTACTGCGCCTCCAAGTTCGGCGTGCTCGGCTTCACGCGCGCCCTCGCCGCCGAGACGAAGGGCGAGGTCGGCGTGACCACGCTCATCCCCTCCGGCATGAAGACGCACTTCTTCGACGACCGCGACCCGAAGTACAAGCCCGGCTCCGACGCGAACCTCAACGACCCGGCCGCCGTCGCCGACTCGGTGATGTTCATCCTCGGCCAGCCGCGCGGCTGCGAGATCCGCGAGCTCGTCATCACCCACGAGCTCGAGGACAGCTGGCCGTGA